From a region of the Takifugu flavidus isolate HTHZ2018 chromosome 20, ASM371156v2, whole genome shotgun sequence genome:
- the LOC130516770 gene encoding formin-binding protein 1 isoform X34, with protein sequence MSWGSELWDQFDNLEKHTQWGIEYLEKYNKFVKERSEIELNYAKQIRNLSKKYQPKKNSREEEESKYSFCRAFLATLNELNDYAGQHEVIAENLMSQIITELARYTQELKTERKSHFHDGRKAQQHIESSWKQLESCKRKFERECKEAERANQHFERMDADINVTKADVEKARQQAQMRQQMATDSKNDYSSYLQKFNQEQNEHYFTIIPNIFQKLQDMEEKRIEKLGVCMKTFAEVNRQVLPIVGKCLDGMTKAAGSIEPKTDSKQVVESYKSGFEPPGDVEFEDYGQAMKRTVSETSLSNSKEGKEKSASKSKGKLWPFIKNKNKGSGPEDFSHLPPEQRRKKLQGKLDDLNKDIQKEMDQRDALTKMKDVYIKNPQMGDPASVDPRLTEIGQNIEKLQLEAQKFEGWLAEVEERMPSKSDTQRRSVLYETQNNTTVGNNCAQDRESSPDGSYTEEQNSETQVKATVNPTSTTPDFDDEFDDEDSLPTIGTCKALYPFEGHNEGTIAMAEGELLYVIEEDKGDGWTRVRRNQDEEGYVPTSYVEVFLETNAKGAMTYI encoded by the exons AAATTTATCAAAGAAGTATCAGCCGAAGAAGAATtcaagagaagaggaagaaagcaa GTACAGCTTTTGTCGAGCCTTCCTGGCGACGCTGAACGAGCTCAACGACTACGCGGGCCAACATGAGGTCATCGCGGAGAACCTTATGTCTCAGATCATTACGGAGCTGGCTCGGTACACACAAGAGCTCAAGACGGAGAGAAAATCG CACTTCCACGATGGACGGAAGGCACAGCAGCACATTGAAAGCTCATGGAAACAGCTGGAATCG tgCAAAAGAAAGTTCGAGAGGGAGTGTAAAGAGGCCGAACGAGCGAACCAGCACTTTGAGAGGATGGACGCTGATATTAACGTGACGAAAGCAGACGTGGAAAAG GCCCGACAGCAGGCTCaaatgaggcagcagatggcTACGGACAGTAAAAACGATTACTCCTCCTACCTTCAAAAGTTCAACCAGGAGCAGAATGAACATTACTTCACAATTATCCCCAATATATTCCAG AAACTCCAAGacatggaggagaaaagaaTCGAGAAGCTCGGAGTGTGTATGAAGACGTTTGCAGAGGTCAACCGTCAAGTCCTGCCCATCGTGGGGAAGTGCCTAGACGGCATGACCAAAGCCGCGGGGTCCATCGAACCCAAGACT GACTCAAAACAGGTCGTGGAGTCCTATAAATCCGGGTTCGAGCCTCCGGGGGATGTGGAGTTCGAAGACTATGGCCAGGCGATGAAGAGGACGGTGTCCGAAACCAGCCTGTCCAACTCCAAGGAGGGCAAGGAGAAGTCAGCCAGCAAGAGCAAGGGCAAACTGTGGCCTTTCATTAAGAACAAGAACAAG GGCTCTGGACCAGAAGACTTCAGCCACCTGCCTccagaacagaggaggaagaagctcCAAGGCAAACTGGACGACCTGAACAAGGACATTCAGAAAGAGATGGACCAGAG GGACGCTCTCACCAAGATGAAAGACGTGTACATAAAGAATCCTCAGATGGGCGACCCCGCCAGCGTGGACCCCCGGCTAACAGAAATAGGCCAGAACATCGAGAAGCTCCAGTTGGAAGCTCAGAAATTTGAG GGCTGGTtggcggaggtggaggagcggaTGCCGTCCAAGAGCGACACACAACGGCGGAGCGTCCTCTACGAGACACAGAACAACACGACGGTGGGCAACAACTGTGCCCAGGACAGAGAGAG CAGCCCGGACGGCAGCTACACGGAGGAGCAGAATTCAGAGACTCAGGTCAAAGCCACCGTCAACCCCACATCCACCACGCCGGACTTCGATGACGAGTTTGACGACGAAGATTCCCTGCCCACTATCGGAACCTGCAAAGCCTTGTACCCATTTGAAG GTCACAACGAAGGCACCATCGCCATGGCAGAAGGCGAGCTCTTGTACGTCATAGAAGAAGACAAAGGAGACGGCTGGACGCGAGTGCGCAGGAACCAGGACGAGGAGGGATACGTCCCCACCTCCTATGTCGAAGTCTTCTTGGAAACAAATGCCAAAGGTGCTATGACATACATTTAA
- the LOC130516770 gene encoding formin-binding protein 1 isoform X9 — protein MDILRDLDLLKRVRVPKWHKLDKMVPLQKRDQFDNLEKHTQWGIEYLEKYNKFVKERSEIELNYAKQIRNLSKKYQPKKNSREEEESKYSFCRAFLATLNELNDYAGQHEVIAENLMSQIITELARYTQELKTERKSHFHDGRKAQQHIESSWKQLESCKRKFERECKEAERANQHFERMDADINVTKADVEKARQQAQMRQQMATDSKNDYSSYLQKFNQEQNEHYFTIIPNIFQKLQDMEEKRIEKLGVCMKTFAEVNRQVLPIVGKCLDGMTKAAGSIEPKTDSKQVVESYKSGFEPPGDVEFEDYGQAMKRTVSETSLSNSKEGKEKSASKSKGKLWPFIKNKNKLMSLLTSPHQPPPAPPASSLPSPSAVPNDPQSPKQHKEPLSNRLNDFMASKPKMHCLRSLRRGQQSPRSLIYHKELMKRTLGRPTYAFEARQYVLSLKLITLNSHVRNLIEGSGPEDFSHLPPEQRRKKLQGKLDDLNKDIQKEMDQRDALTKMKDVYIKNPQMGDPASVDPRLTEIGQNIEKLQLEAQKFEGWLAEVEERMPSKSDTQRRSVLYETQNNTTVGNNCAQDRESSPDGSYTEEQNSETQVKATVNPTSTTPDFDDEFDDEDSLPTIGTCKALYPFEGHNEGTIAMAEGELLYVIEEDKGDGWTRVRRNQDEEGYVPTSYVEVFLETNAKGAMTYI, from the exons AAATTTATCAAAGAAGTATCAGCCGAAGAAGAATtcaagagaagaggaagaaagcaa GTACAGCTTTTGTCGAGCCTTCCTGGCGACGCTGAACGAGCTCAACGACTACGCGGGCCAACATGAGGTCATCGCGGAGAACCTTATGTCTCAGATCATTACGGAGCTGGCTCGGTACACACAAGAGCTCAAGACGGAGAGAAAATCG CACTTCCACGATGGACGGAAGGCACAGCAGCACATTGAAAGCTCATGGAAACAGCTGGAATCG tgCAAAAGAAAGTTCGAGAGGGAGTGTAAAGAGGCCGAACGAGCGAACCAGCACTTTGAGAGGATGGACGCTGATATTAACGTGACGAAAGCAGACGTGGAAAAG GCCCGACAGCAGGCTCaaatgaggcagcagatggcTACGGACAGTAAAAACGATTACTCCTCCTACCTTCAAAAGTTCAACCAGGAGCAGAATGAACATTACTTCACAATTATCCCCAATATATTCCAG AAACTCCAAGacatggaggagaaaagaaTCGAGAAGCTCGGAGTGTGTATGAAGACGTTTGCAGAGGTCAACCGTCAAGTCCTGCCCATCGTGGGGAAGTGCCTAGACGGCATGACCAAAGCCGCGGGGTCCATCGAACCCAAGACT GACTCAAAACAGGTCGTGGAGTCCTATAAATCCGGGTTCGAGCCTCCGGGGGATGTGGAGTTCGAAGACTATGGCCAGGCGATGAAGAGGACGGTGTCCGAAACCAGCCTGTCCAACTCCAAGGAGGGCAAGGAGAAGTCAGCCAGCAAGAGCAAGGGCAAACTGTGGCCTTTCATTAAGAACAAGAACAAG CTTATGTCCCTGTTAACATCCCCCCACcagcccccacctgcccccccagCCTCAtccctgccctcaccctctgctgTTCCCAACGACCCCCAGTCTCCCAAGCAGCACAAGGAGCCCCTGTCAAACCGCCTCAACGACTTCATGGCCTCCAAACCCAAAATGCACTGCCTCCGGAGCCTGAGGCGAGGG cagcagtcgCCGCGCTCGCTCATTTATCACAAAGAGCTCATGAAGAGGACGCTGGGCCGGCCCACGTATGCCTTCGAAGCAAGGCAATATGTT CTTTCTCTCAAGCTG ATCACACTCAATTCCCACGTCCGGAATCTCATTGAG GGCTCTGGACCAGAAGACTTCAGCCACCTGCCTccagaacagaggaggaagaagctcCAAGGCAAACTGGACGACCTGAACAAGGACATTCAGAAAGAGATGGACCAGAG GGACGCTCTCACCAAGATGAAAGACGTGTACATAAAGAATCCTCAGATGGGCGACCCCGCCAGCGTGGACCCCCGGCTAACAGAAATAGGCCAGAACATCGAGAAGCTCCAGTTGGAAGCTCAGAAATTTGAG GGCTGGTtggcggaggtggaggagcggaTGCCGTCCAAGAGCGACACACAACGGCGGAGCGTCCTCTACGAGACACAGAACAACACGACGGTGGGCAACAACTGTGCCCAGGACAGAGAGAG CAGCCCGGACGGCAGCTACACGGAGGAGCAGAATTCAGAGACTCAGGTCAAAGCCACCGTCAACCCCACATCCACCACGCCGGACTTCGATGACGAGTTTGACGACGAAGATTCCCTGCCCACTATCGGAACCTGCAAAGCCTTGTACCCATTTGAAG GTCACAACGAAGGCACCATCGCCATGGCAGAAGGCGAGCTCTTGTACGTCATAGAAGAAGACAAAGGAGACGGCTGGACGCGAGTGCGCAGGAACCAGGACGAGGAGGGATACGTCCCCACCTCCTATGTCGAAGTCTTCTTGGAAACAAATGCCAAAGGTGCTATGACATACATTTAA
- the LOC130516770 gene encoding formin-binding protein 1 isoform X31, with protein MSWGSELWDQFDNLEKHTQWGIEYLEKYNKFVKERSEIELNYAKQIRNLSKKYQPKKNSREEEESKYSFCRAFLATLNELNDYAGQHEVIAENLMSQIITELARYTQELKTERKSHFHDGRKAQQHIESSWKQLESCKRKFERECKEAERANQHFERMDADINVTKADVEKARQQAQMRQQMATDSKNDYSSYLQKFNQEQNEHYFTIIPNIFQKLQDMEEKRIEKLGVCMKTFAEVNRQVLPIVGKCLDGMTKAAGSIEPKTDSKQVVESYKSGFEPPGDVEFEDYGQAMKRTVSETSLSNSKEGKEKSASKSKGKLWPFIKNKNKSPKQHKEPLSNRLNDFMASKPKMHCLRSLRRGLSLKLGSGPEDFSHLPPEQRRKKLQGKLDDLNKDIQKEMDQRDALTKMKDVYIKNPQMGDPASVDPRLTEIGQNIEKLQLEAQKFEGWLAEVEERMPSKSDTQRRSVLYETQNNTTVGNNCAQDRESPDGSYTEEQNSETQVKATVNPTSTTPDFDDEFDDEDSLPTIGTCKALYPFEGHNEGTIAMAEGELLYVIEEDKGDGWTRVRRNQDEEGYVPTSYVEVFLETNAKGAMTYI; from the exons AAATTTATCAAAGAAGTATCAGCCGAAGAAGAATtcaagagaagaggaagaaagcaa GTACAGCTTTTGTCGAGCCTTCCTGGCGACGCTGAACGAGCTCAACGACTACGCGGGCCAACATGAGGTCATCGCGGAGAACCTTATGTCTCAGATCATTACGGAGCTGGCTCGGTACACACAAGAGCTCAAGACGGAGAGAAAATCG CACTTCCACGATGGACGGAAGGCACAGCAGCACATTGAAAGCTCATGGAAACAGCTGGAATCG tgCAAAAGAAAGTTCGAGAGGGAGTGTAAAGAGGCCGAACGAGCGAACCAGCACTTTGAGAGGATGGACGCTGATATTAACGTGACGAAAGCAGACGTGGAAAAG GCCCGACAGCAGGCTCaaatgaggcagcagatggcTACGGACAGTAAAAACGATTACTCCTCCTACCTTCAAAAGTTCAACCAGGAGCAGAATGAACATTACTTCACAATTATCCCCAATATATTCCAG AAACTCCAAGacatggaggagaaaagaaTCGAGAAGCTCGGAGTGTGTATGAAGACGTTTGCAGAGGTCAACCGTCAAGTCCTGCCCATCGTGGGGAAGTGCCTAGACGGCATGACCAAAGCCGCGGGGTCCATCGAACCCAAGACT GACTCAAAACAGGTCGTGGAGTCCTATAAATCCGGGTTCGAGCCTCCGGGGGATGTGGAGTTCGAAGACTATGGCCAGGCGATGAAGAGGACGGTGTCCGAAACCAGCCTGTCCAACTCCAAGGAGGGCAAGGAGAAGTCAGCCAGCAAGAGCAAGGGCAAACTGTGGCCTTTCATTAAGAACAAGAACAAG TCTCCCAAGCAGCACAAGGAGCCCCTGTCAAACCGCCTCAACGACTTCATGGCCTCCAAACCCAAAATGCACTGCCTCCGGAGCCTGAGGCGAGGG CTTTCTCTCAAGCTG GGCTCTGGACCAGAAGACTTCAGCCACCTGCCTccagaacagaggaggaagaagctcCAAGGCAAACTGGACGACCTGAACAAGGACATTCAGAAAGAGATGGACCAGAG GGACGCTCTCACCAAGATGAAAGACGTGTACATAAAGAATCCTCAGATGGGCGACCCCGCCAGCGTGGACCCCCGGCTAACAGAAATAGGCCAGAACATCGAGAAGCTCCAGTTGGAAGCTCAGAAATTTGAG GGCTGGTtggcggaggtggaggagcggaTGCCGTCCAAGAGCGACACACAACGGCGGAGCGTCCTCTACGAGACACAGAACAACACGACGGTGGGCAACAACTGTGCCCAGGACAGAGAGAG CCCGGACGGCAGCTACACGGAGGAGCAGAATTCAGAGACTCAGGTCAAAGCCACCGTCAACCCCACATCCACCACGCCGGACTTCGATGACGAGTTTGACGACGAAGATTCCCTGCCCACTATCGGAACCTGCAAAGCCTTGTACCCATTTGAAG GTCACAACGAAGGCACCATCGCCATGGCAGAAGGCGAGCTCTTGTACGTCATAGAAGAAGACAAAGGAGACGGCTGGACGCGAGTGCGCAGGAACCAGGACGAGGAGGGATACGTCCCCACCTCCTATGTCGAAGTCTTCTTGGAAACAAATGCCAAAGGTGCTATGACATACATTTAA
- the LOC130516770 gene encoding formin-binding protein 1 isoform X26 produces MSWGSELWDQFDNLEKHTQWGIEYLEKYNKFVKERSEIELNYAKQIRNLSKKYQPKKNSREEEESKYSFCRAFLATLNELNDYAGQHEVIAENLMSQIITELARYTQELKTERKSHFHDGRKAQQHIESSWKQLESCKRKFERECKEAERANQHFERMDADINVTKADVEKARQQAQMRQQMATDSKNDYSSYLQKFNQEQNEHYFTIIPNIFQKLQDMEEKRIEKLGVCMKTFAEVNRQVLPIVGKCLDGMTKAAGSIEPKTDSKQVVESYKSGFEPPGDVEFEDYGQAMKRTVSETSLSNSKEGKEKSASKSKGKLWPFIKNKNKLMSLLTSPHQPPPAPPASSLPSPSAVPNDPQSPKQHKEPLSNRLNDFMASKPKMHCLRSLRRGGSGPEDFSHLPPEQRRKKLQGKLDDLNKDIQKEMDQRDALTKMKDVYIKNPQMGDPASVDPRLTEIGQNIEKLQLEAQKFEGWLAEVEERMPSKSDTQRRSVLYETQNNTTVGNNCAQDRESPDGSYTEEQNSETQVKATVNPTSTTPDFDDEFDDEDSLPTIGTCKALYPFEGHNEGTIAMAEGELLYVIEEDKGDGWTRVRRNQDEEGYVPTSYVEVFLETNAKGAMTYI; encoded by the exons AAATTTATCAAAGAAGTATCAGCCGAAGAAGAATtcaagagaagaggaagaaagcaa GTACAGCTTTTGTCGAGCCTTCCTGGCGACGCTGAACGAGCTCAACGACTACGCGGGCCAACATGAGGTCATCGCGGAGAACCTTATGTCTCAGATCATTACGGAGCTGGCTCGGTACACACAAGAGCTCAAGACGGAGAGAAAATCG CACTTCCACGATGGACGGAAGGCACAGCAGCACATTGAAAGCTCATGGAAACAGCTGGAATCG tgCAAAAGAAAGTTCGAGAGGGAGTGTAAAGAGGCCGAACGAGCGAACCAGCACTTTGAGAGGATGGACGCTGATATTAACGTGACGAAAGCAGACGTGGAAAAG GCCCGACAGCAGGCTCaaatgaggcagcagatggcTACGGACAGTAAAAACGATTACTCCTCCTACCTTCAAAAGTTCAACCAGGAGCAGAATGAACATTACTTCACAATTATCCCCAATATATTCCAG AAACTCCAAGacatggaggagaaaagaaTCGAGAAGCTCGGAGTGTGTATGAAGACGTTTGCAGAGGTCAACCGTCAAGTCCTGCCCATCGTGGGGAAGTGCCTAGACGGCATGACCAAAGCCGCGGGGTCCATCGAACCCAAGACT GACTCAAAACAGGTCGTGGAGTCCTATAAATCCGGGTTCGAGCCTCCGGGGGATGTGGAGTTCGAAGACTATGGCCAGGCGATGAAGAGGACGGTGTCCGAAACCAGCCTGTCCAACTCCAAGGAGGGCAAGGAGAAGTCAGCCAGCAAGAGCAAGGGCAAACTGTGGCCTTTCATTAAGAACAAGAACAAG CTTATGTCCCTGTTAACATCCCCCCACcagcccccacctgcccccccagCCTCAtccctgccctcaccctctgctgTTCCCAACGACCCCCAGTCTCCCAAGCAGCACAAGGAGCCCCTGTCAAACCGCCTCAACGACTTCATGGCCTCCAAACCCAAAATGCACTGCCTCCGGAGCCTGAGGCGAGGG GGCTCTGGACCAGAAGACTTCAGCCACCTGCCTccagaacagaggaggaagaagctcCAAGGCAAACTGGACGACCTGAACAAGGACATTCAGAAAGAGATGGACCAGAG GGACGCTCTCACCAAGATGAAAGACGTGTACATAAAGAATCCTCAGATGGGCGACCCCGCCAGCGTGGACCCCCGGCTAACAGAAATAGGCCAGAACATCGAGAAGCTCCAGTTGGAAGCTCAGAAATTTGAG GGCTGGTtggcggaggtggaggagcggaTGCCGTCCAAGAGCGACACACAACGGCGGAGCGTCCTCTACGAGACACAGAACAACACGACGGTGGGCAACAACTGTGCCCAGGACAGAGAGAG CCCGGACGGCAGCTACACGGAGGAGCAGAATTCAGAGACTCAGGTCAAAGCCACCGTCAACCCCACATCCACCACGCCGGACTTCGATGACGAGTTTGACGACGAAGATTCCCTGCCCACTATCGGAACCTGCAAAGCCTTGTACCCATTTGAAG GTCACAACGAAGGCACCATCGCCATGGCAGAAGGCGAGCTCTTGTACGTCATAGAAGAAGACAAAGGAGACGGCTGGACGCGAGTGCGCAGGAACCAGGACGAGGAGGGATACGTCCCCACCTCCTATGTCGAAGTCTTCTTGGAAACAAATGCCAAAGGTGCTATGACATACATTTAA